A portion of the Nitrospira sp. genome contains these proteins:
- a CDS encoding glycosyltransferase family 2 protein: MPPEKSTKNFPIEVSVIVPCRNEEDTIADCVSSILQQEPVGDGMELIVADGLSTDNTRNVLWDIAHHDPRVRVIENPGRIVSSGLNAALETARGAIIIRMDAHTLYAPDYIRQCIAALRETGAENVGGPALTSGEGYFQTAISAAYHSPFAVGGARFHNPDYEGFVDTVPYGCWPRRVFSEIGLFDEELVRNQDDEFNLRLIRSGGKIWQSPRIKSWYRPRGSLRDLFRQYCQYGYWKVRVIQKHRLPASIRHVIPGLSLLSLAGLFLLSLWWRPAIWVLATVVALYAAGILGASLVTAAKRGWKLLPVLPVVFATYHVSYGLGFLRGLWDFVVIRRGPQQSLSTLSRGPAAR; this comes from the coding sequence ATGCCACCTGAGAAGTCAACCAAAAATTTTCCGATAGAGGTGTCAGTAATCGTCCCTTGCCGAAACGAGGAGGATACGATCGCCGATTGCGTGAGCTCGATCCTTCAGCAAGAACCGGTGGGGGATGGAATGGAGTTGATCGTCGCAGACGGCCTCTCAACGGACAACACGCGCAATGTCCTGTGGGATATCGCGCACCACGATCCCCGTGTTCGAGTCATCGAGAATCCAGGGCGTATAGTGTCGAGTGGATTGAACGCCGCTCTGGAGACAGCTCGTGGTGCGATCATCATACGCATGGATGCCCACACGCTCTATGCTCCTGACTATATCAGGCAATGCATCGCTGCGCTTCGGGAAACGGGCGCCGAGAACGTCGGAGGTCCGGCGCTGACGAGCGGAGAAGGTTATTTCCAGACGGCCATTTCGGCCGCTTATCACTCACCGTTCGCCGTGGGTGGTGCACGATTTCACAATCCCGATTACGAAGGTTTTGTCGATACCGTTCCCTACGGATGCTGGCCACGCAGGGTTTTCTCGGAGATCGGTCTCTTTGATGAAGAGTTGGTCCGCAATCAGGACGATGAGTTTAATCTTCGGCTCATACGTTCGGGCGGCAAAATCTGGCAATCACCACGCATCAAGAGCTGGTACCGACCGCGAGGATCACTTCGGGATCTGTTTCGACAGTACTGCCAGTATGGATACTGGAAAGTCCGCGTCATCCAAAAGCATCGACTTCCGGCCTCTATCCGGCATGTGATTCCTGGTCTGTCTCTATTGTCCTTGGCGGGGTTGTTTCTTCTCTCCTTGTGGTGGCGTCCCGCAATCTGGGTCTTGGCCACCGTGGTCGCCCTCTATGCCGCCGGCATACTCGGAGCGTCCCTCGTCACGGCTGCTAAGCGCGGCTGGAAACTCCTTCCTGTTCTCCCCGTAGTGTTCGCTACCTACCATGTGAGTTACGGGCTTGGCTTCCTGCGCGGTCTGTGGGATTTCGTAGTCATTCGCAGGGGACCGCAACAATCATTGTCCACACTGTCGCGGGGCCCCGCAGCACGGTAA
- a CDS encoding GNAT family N-acetyltransferase encodes MSPTFEKIHLPFPDWGKILNTFEDRTIFQSPAWLAFVTKTQRAEPIFACLRDGTRTLGYFSGLIVKRFGLKILGSPLPGWTTSYMGMNLLPGVSRRSALEALQRLAFERLGCVHIEMMDRNLRVQDADGLDFEYREFGGFEIDLTQTLEQLFSNMAPACRRCIRRAEKSGVTIEEAQDAAFAGEYYAQLQEVFQKRSLVPTYGVERVRELITCLSDTGQLLLLRARDPQGRCIATGIFPAMNTTMYFWGGASWRESLGSRPNEAIQWYAMQYWKARGIRRYDMGGGGEYKRKFGGREIMVPWLRKSKYPGLASLRNLTKQVVGWRQRIAGRVETIADRPRSSAEWPGSAETQEDPEVLMTLPDSHRRLCHRALCEGSRDPNILHKERIMTSIVRIVAVAAVFVTVLTLQTSGAQATPILLPAVKAVNPAAVLPFGATTHKATWNWWPNWQQFRQYWSQRTNWSYDTRSVALPGTILLFGAGFAGLIGWRSRHTRRRKSVAYRQQGVTPGRPALTPPPDGSPLS; translated from the coding sequence ATGAGTCCTACTTTTGAAAAAATCCACCTGCCGTTTCCAGACTGGGGAAAAATCCTGAACACGTTCGAAGACCGGACGATCTTTCAGTCGCCGGCTTGGCTCGCATTCGTCACCAAGACGCAGAGGGCCGAACCTATTTTTGCCTGCCTCCGTGACGGAACCCGGACGTTGGGCTACTTCAGTGGACTGATCGTGAAACGGTTCGGCCTCAAGATTCTCGGCAGCCCGCTGCCGGGTTGGACGACTTCATACATGGGCATGAATCTCCTGCCGGGCGTCTCGCGGCGTTCCGCACTGGAAGCCCTCCAGCGATTGGCGTTCGAGCGTTTGGGGTGCGTCCACATCGAAATGATGGATCGCAACCTGCGGGTCCAGGATGCCGACGGACTCGACTTTGAGTATCGAGAGTTCGGAGGGTTTGAAATCGACCTGACTCAGACCCTCGAACAGCTCTTCTCCAATATGGCGCCTGCCTGCCGGCGCTGTATCCGGCGAGCGGAAAAGAGCGGGGTCACCATCGAGGAGGCGCAGGATGCTGCCTTTGCCGGGGAGTATTATGCGCAGCTTCAAGAGGTGTTCCAAAAACGATCGTTAGTGCCGACATATGGTGTGGAACGGGTACGGGAATTGATCACCTGCTTGTCGGACACGGGCCAGTTGCTTCTCTTGCGCGCACGTGATCCTCAAGGTCGATGCATCGCCACTGGGATTTTCCCGGCAATGAACACCACCATGTACTTCTGGGGAGGGGCCAGTTGGAGGGAATCGTTGGGCTCTCGACCGAATGAAGCGATTCAATGGTACGCCATGCAGTATTGGAAGGCGAGAGGCATCCGGCGGTATGACATGGGAGGTGGTGGTGAATACAAACGGAAGTTTGGAGGCCGTGAGATCATGGTACCCTGGTTGCGTAAATCAAAGTATCCGGGATTGGCGTCCCTTCGCAACTTGACAAAACAGGTGGTTGGTTGGCGCCAGCGGATTGCCGGTCGGGTGGAGACCATCGCGGATCGACCCCGTTCATCAGCCGAATGGCCTGGATCGGCAGAGACTCAGGAGGATCCAGAAGTCCTCATGACCTTACCGGACAGTCACCGAAGGTTGTGTCATCGGGCTTTGTGCGAGGGTTCCCGTGATCCAAACATATTACATAAGGAGCGCATCATGACGTCGATCGTGCGCATTGTTGCTGTCGCGGCGGTATTCGTTACCGTACTTACGCTCCAAACATCGGGCGCTCAGGCGACACCTATCCTCTTGCCGGCAGTCAAGGCGGTCAATCCAGCGGCTGTGTTGCCCTTTGGGGCGACTACTCACAAAGCAACCTGGAACTGGTGGCCGAACTGGCAACAATTCCGTCAATACTGGAGCCAACGGACGAACTGGAGCTACGACACAAGAAGCGTTGCCCTGCCGGGGACGATCTTGCTCTTCGGCGCCGGCTTCGCCGGCTTGATCGGCTGGCGAAGCCGACATACTCGCCGCCGCAAATCGGTCGCGTATCGGCAGCAAGGGGTAACACCAGGCCGTCCGGCTCTGACTCCACCACCGGACGGCTCCCCCCTCTCCTGA
- the xrt gene encoding exosortase, with the protein MNVSKYFGHETWGGIPPRRFWHGREWPFRWPIVTAAIGLAWTIVLYVCWPTVQTLIDAWTASRTFTHGFLILPATIYLLWVYRERLIGILPARSALGASIFTLLAWSWWEGYINEDVFWQQVSLVAMLPALLWTLCGTAIFRILCFPLGLLVFALPIGTAVEGWLQDFTTAFLEVTLNAVGVPLLREGYFISIPSGRWEVATDCAGLRYVIPGLALGYMYAAMVYRQALRRVAFLILCGVLLILANGVRAFSIIFFDFVGLAEGTDHRVFSYLVYGITIVFLGWIGTIWAEEATEDTIAGGSSQVDSA; encoded by the coding sequence ATGAACGTGTCGAAATACTTCGGGCATGAAACCTGGGGTGGGATTCCTCCGCGGCGGTTCTGGCATGGTCGGGAATGGCCATTTCGGTGGCCCATCGTCACGGCGGCCATCGGCCTCGCGTGGACCATCGTTCTATATGTGTGTTGGCCGACGGTTCAAACCCTGATTGATGCCTGGACAGCATCGAGGACATTTACGCATGGCTTCTTGATATTGCCCGCCACGATCTATCTTCTCTGGGTGTATCGTGAACGTCTGATAGGGATTTTGCCGGCTCGCAGCGCGCTCGGGGCAAGCATTTTTACCCTCCTGGCCTGGAGCTGGTGGGAGGGATACATCAATGAAGATGTGTTTTGGCAGCAGGTTTCCCTGGTCGCCATGCTCCCGGCGCTCCTCTGGACCCTGTGCGGCACCGCTATCTTTCGCATTCTGTGTTTCCCTCTTGGACTGTTGGTCTTTGCCTTGCCGATAGGGACAGCGGTCGAGGGATGGTTACAGGACTTCACGACCGCGTTTCTGGAGGTGACGTTGAATGCCGTTGGAGTTCCCTTACTCCGCGAGGGGTACTTCATCAGCATCCCTTCGGGCCGGTGGGAGGTGGCAACGGATTGCGCCGGGCTGCGATATGTGATCCCGGGACTTGCATTGGGGTACATGTATGCGGCGATGGTGTATCGCCAGGCGCTGCGGCGTGTGGCGTTCCTCATTCTGTGCGGCGTGCTCTTGATTCTGGCCAACGGAGTCAGGGCCTTCAGCATCATTTTCTTCGACTTTGTGGGACTGGCTGAAGGCACGGATCACCGGGTGTTCAGCTATCTCGTGTATGGGATCACAATCGTGTTTCTGGGGTGGATAGGGACGATCTGGGCTGAGGAGGCAACGGAGGATACGATTGCCGGAGGATCGTCCCAGGTTGATTCAGCGTGA